GCTGGGGCGCTGGCTGGCGGAGGAAGGCGGGATCCGGCCCGCCATGGGCCGCACACGCCTCGACCCCGCGGCGCCGGTCCCGCCCGGGGCGCCCGTCCGCTTCGGCGTCATCGTCAACGTCCCCCTGGACGGGGCCGGGCCGGGGGCTTCGTGAAATACCGGGAATTCCACTCCAGCGGGGGCTTCGTGATCATCGCCGGCCTGGACGACGAGGGGAACGAGGCCGTCTCCTTCCGCCTGGCGCACCCGGCGGACCACTGGTTCCACGTGCACGGCTTCCCCGGCAGCCACGTCATCCTCCGGTGCCCGCCCGACGGGCCCGAGCCCGGCAGGGACGACCTCCAGGAAGCGGCCGCCGTGGCCGCCTGGTTTTCGAAGATGCGGGAGGGGGGCGTGGTCGGCGTCTCCTGCTGCCGGGCCCGGGACGTCCGCAAACCCGCGGGCGTCAAGCGGGGCACGGTGTCCATCCGGAACGAGCGAAAGCTGAAGGTCCGCCCGGGACTTCCCGCGGGGGAGGGCGACGATGGCTGAAGTTCTGGCGGTCCGCCTCCCCAACTGGGTCGGGGACGTGGTGATGGCCCTGCCCGCCCTGGGGCGCCTCCACGACGCCGGTTTCGCGCTTCGCTGCTTCGGCCGGGGCTGGGCCCCGGAGCTGCTGGCGGGCTGCCCCTGGCGGGTGGAAGCCCTCCCCCGGGGCGCCCTGGCGGCGGCCCGGGCCCTGCGCGCCTCGGGGGCCCGCCGCGGGGTCCTGTTTCCCAACAGCCTCGGCAGCGCGTTGTCCATGCGCCTGGCGGGGGTGCGCGCCGCCGGTTACGCGGGGGAGGGCCGCCGCCCGCTCCTGGGG
This window of the Acidobacteriota bacterium genome carries:
- a CDS encoding DUF814 domain-containing protein, with the protein product MKYREFHSSGGFVIIAGLDDEGNEAVSFRLAHPADHWFHVHGFPGSHVILRCPPDGPEPGRDDLQEAAAVAAWFSKMREGGVVGVSCCRARDVRKPAGVKRGTVSIRNERKLKVRPGLPAGEGDDG